The Candidatus Eisenbacteria bacterium genome contains a region encoding:
- the fabD gene encoding ACP S-malonyltransferase, with product MTSLGFLFPGQGSQYVGMGKSLSDEYPETREVFDCADAIMGYPLSKLAFEGPEETLRETRYTQPAILVVSLALLRLLGKEGIRPGIVAGHSLGEYSALVAAKVLEPKDAIAAVKRRAELMFEAGLARPGTMAAVMGLAEAEVVQICREAEEVGVVQPANFNAPGQLVISGEPAAVEKAMRLASERGAKRALPLPVSGAFHSELMAHASKGLEEALRATPFRDAEVPVVVNVDGVPLVRGEDLRDALVRQLRGAVRWQESMRRMGEEGFARFYEVGPGRVLQGLARKIDRAFEVESVDGPESFRKAVASKQE from the coding sequence TTCTCTTTCCAGGTCAAGGATCGCAGTACGTCGGCATGGGGAAGAGCCTTTCCGACGAGTATCCGGAGACGCGCGAGGTCTTCGATTGCGCGGACGCGATCATGGGATATCCTCTCTCGAAGCTCGCCTTCGAGGGTCCGGAGGAGACGCTCCGCGAGACGCGCTACACGCAGCCCGCGATCCTCGTCGTGAGCCTTGCGCTTCTCCGCCTTCTCGGGAAGGAGGGGATCCGACCCGGGATCGTCGCGGGCCACAGCCTCGGGGAGTACTCGGCGCTCGTCGCGGCGAAGGTCCTCGAGCCGAAGGACGCGATCGCCGCGGTGAAGCGGCGGGCGGAGCTGATGTTCGAGGCGGGCCTCGCGCGTCCCGGCACGATGGCGGCGGTGATGGGGCTCGCCGAGGCGGAGGTCGTGCAGATCTGCCGCGAGGCGGAGGAGGTCGGGGTCGTGCAGCCGGCGAACTTCAACGCGCCAGGGCAGCTCGTGATCTCCGGAGAGCCGGCGGCGGTGGAGAAGGCGATGCGGCTCGCGTCCGAGCGGGGCGCGAAGCGGGCCCTTCCGCTACCCGTGAGCGGCGCCTTTCATTCGGAGTTGATGGCGCACGCATCGAAAGGTCTCGAGGAGGCGCTCCGGGCCACGCCGTTCCGCGACGCCGAGGTCCCCGTGGTCGTCAACGTGGACGGGGTTCCGCTCGTTCGAGGGGAAGATCTCCGCGACGCGCTCGTCCGCCAGCTCCGAGGGGCGGTCCGCTGGCAGGAATCGATGCGCCGGATGGGGGAGGAAGGCTTCGCGCGTTTTTACGAGGTCGGGCCCGGGCGCGTGCTGCAAGGGCTTGCGCGAAAGATCGACCGCGCGTTCGAGGTGGAGAGCGTGGACGGACCCGAGTCGTTCCGAAAGGCGGTCGCCTCGAAGCAGGAGTAG
- the fabF gene encoding beta-ketoacyl-ACP synthase II, whose product MNNEARVVVTGLGAVSPVGNDATTMWEALVAGKNGVGPITRFDASGFDVRFAAEVKDFDGTKYVPPKELRRMDRYTQFAIAAADQAVQDAGIDTARVDGDRFGVLIGSGIGGMETFEAQHRLLIEKGPGRISPFFIPMMIANMASGMVSIRAGARGPNFSPVSACSSGAHAIGEGFRLIHAGHADLILCGGAEASITMMSIGGFSSMKALSTRNDAPAHASRPFDRERDGFVIGEGAGVVLLESLEHAKKRGARIRAEIAGYGSTGDAFHITAPTPEGEGAARAMMLAVREGALPLDAIGHVNAHGTSTPLNDKIESHAIRSVFGAHADRILVNSIKSMTGHLLGAAGGIEFVATVLAVENGVIPPTINYEHPDPECDLDYVPNKAREVRIRAALSNSLGFGGHNVSLLVKRFES is encoded by the coding sequence ATGAACAACGAAGCGCGCGTCGTCGTGACCGGCCTGGGAGCGGTTTCTCCCGTCGGAAACGATGCGACGACCATGTGGGAAGCTCTCGTCGCCGGCAAGAACGGCGTCGGACCGATCACGCGGTTCGACGCGTCGGGATTCGACGTCCGATTCGCCGCGGAGGTGAAGGACTTCGACGGGACGAAGTACGTGCCGCCGAAGGAGCTGCGCCGCATGGATCGCTACACGCAGTTCGCGATCGCGGCGGCCGACCAAGCGGTCCAGGACGCGGGGATCGACACGGCCCGCGTCGACGGCGACCGCTTCGGCGTTCTCATCGGGAGCGGCATCGGCGGGATGGAGACGTTCGAGGCCCAGCATCGGCTTCTGATCGAGAAGGGACCGGGGCGCATCAGTCCCTTCTTCATCCCGATGATGATCGCGAACATGGCGTCGGGAATGGTCTCGATCCGCGCGGGCGCGCGCGGTCCGAACTTCTCCCCCGTCTCGGCGTGTTCCTCGGGCGCTCACGCGATCGGGGAGGGTTTCCGCTTGATCCACGCGGGGCACGCGGACCTCATCCTCTGCGGCGGCGCCGAGGCGAGCATCACGATGATGTCGATCGGAGGCTTCTCCTCCATGAAGGCTCTCTCGACCCGAAACGACGCCCCCGCGCACGCAAGCCGTCCGTTCGACCGCGAGCGGGACGGTTTCGTCATCGGCGAGGGGGCCGGGGTCGTGCTGCTCGAATCGCTGGAACACGCCAAGAAACGCGGGGCGAGGATCCGCGCGGAGATCGCGGGCTACGGATCGACCGGCGACGCCTTCCACATCACCGCCCCGACGCCGGAGGGGGAGGGGGCCGCGCGGGCAATGATGCTCGCGGTGCGCGAGGGCGCCTTGCCGCTCGACGCGATCGGCCACGTCAACGCCCACGGGACCTCGACCCCGCTCAACGACAAGATCGAGAGCCACGCGATCCGAAGCGTTTTCGGCGCCCATGCGGACCGGATCCTCGTGAACTCGATCAAGTCGATGACCGGCCACCTTCTGGGCGCGGCCGGAGGAATCGAGTTCGTCGCGACCGTTCTGGCGGTGGAGAATGGCGTGATCCCGCCGACGATCAACTATGAACACCCTGACCCGGAATGCGACCTCGACTACGTTCCCAACAAGGCGCGCGAGGTCCGGATCCGGGCGGCATTGTCCAATTCCCTCGGGTTCGGAGGCCACAACGTCAGTTTGCTTGTCAAGAGGTTCGAATCATGA
- the rnc gene encoding ribonuclease III: protein MLEKIKQWFRFRRNSSASVDTQTLHAKRRETLRQLEERLGVRFRDLALLNQALIHRSFLNGRASLRGESNERMEFLGDSVLGLVVNEHLYRKHPEENEGNLTKIKSLVVSRQILAEKAEETGLGRYLLLSASESEAGGRTRASITADALEAVIGAIYLDQGLPAAARFIRRIILDEMREITENEDHLNYKSLLQEKVQSERKLHPVYRIRKEMGPDHQKTFQVDVSVGGQVIGQGRGQTKKDAEQAAARAALERLSGRGERPRYRRRSRRPRRGDRGPSQPERS from the coding sequence ATGTTGGAAAAGATCAAGCAATGGTTCCGTTTTCGGAGGAACTCATCCGCTTCCGTTGACACGCAAACCCTGCATGCCAAGCGCCGAGAGACCCTTCGCCAACTGGAAGAGAGGCTGGGCGTTCGTTTCCGCGATCTCGCGCTTCTGAACCAGGCGCTGATTCATCGTTCGTTCTTGAACGGAAGAGCCTCCTTGCGCGGCGAGTCGAACGAGAGGATGGAGTTTCTCGGCGACTCCGTGCTCGGGCTCGTCGTCAACGAGCATCTCTACCGGAAGCATCCGGAGGAGAACGAAGGGAACCTCACGAAGATCAAGTCGCTCGTGGTGAGCCGGCAGATTCTCGCCGAGAAGGCGGAGGAGACCGGGCTCGGCCGCTATCTGCTCCTCTCGGCAAGCGAGAGCGAGGCGGGAGGGCGCACGCGGGCGTCGATCACGGCGGACGCTCTCGAGGCGGTGATCGGGGCGATCTACCTCGACCAGGGGCTCCCCGCGGCCGCGCGGTTCATCCGGCGGATCATCCTCGATGAGATGCGGGAGATCACGGAGAACGAGGATCACCTGAACTACAAGAGCCTTCTCCAAGAGAAGGTCCAGAGCGAACGAAAGCTGCACCCGGTCTACCGAATCCGCAAGGAGATGGGGCCGGACCACCAGAAGACGTTCCAGGTCGACGTCTCGGTCGGCGGGCAGGTGATCGGGCAAGGGAGGGGGCAGACGAAGAAGGATGCGGAGCAGGCGGCTGCGCGCGCAGCGCTCGAGCGCCTGAGCGGCCGCGGGGAGAGGCCGCGGTATCGGCGCCGCTCCCGAAGGCCGCGCCGAGGGGATCGCGGGCCTTCTCAGCCCGAGCGCAGCTGA
- the acpP gene encoding acyl carrier protein, which produces MSYEDRVREIIMEQLGVGADQVTPDARFIDDLGADSLDTVELVMALEEEFNVEIPDEEAEKITTVGEAVNYLKEHASK; this is translated from the coding sequence ATGTCTTACGAAGATCGAGTGCGGGAGATCATCATGGAGCAGCTCGGCGTCGGCGCGGATCAGGTTACGCCGGATGCGCGCTTCATCGATGACCTGGGCGCGGACTCCTTGGATACCGTCGAGCTCGTCATGGCTCTCGAGGAGGAGTTCAACGTCGAGATCCCCGACGAGGAGGCGGAGAAGATCACCACGGTCGGGGAAGCCGTGAACTACCTGAAGGAGCACGCGTCGAAGTAG
- the fabG gene encoding 3-oxoacyl-[acyl-carrier-protein] reductase produces the protein MLEGKTALVTGAAQNIGKAIALTLAGMGADIAVVDVNEEKAEETAGEIRGLGRRAVALRVNVADAAAVDLCVEKVVEKLGGVDILVNNAGITRDALLLRMKEEEWDAVIAVNLKGTYNFTKAVSRLMLKAKGGRIVNIASVIGVMGNAGQANYAASKAGIIGFTKAVAKELASRSITVNAVAPGFIRTAMTDVLSDKARQSLMDLIPLKRLGESQDVAEIVAFLVSPASAYVTGQVVHVDGGMVMA, from the coding sequence GTGCTGGAGGGGAAGACCGCCCTCGTGACCGGCGCGGCGCAGAACATCGGCAAGGCAATCGCGCTCACGCTGGCGGGCATGGGGGCGGACATCGCGGTCGTCGACGTCAACGAGGAGAAGGCAGAGGAGACGGCGGGGGAGATCCGGGGGCTCGGGAGGCGCGCCGTCGCGCTCCGGGTGAACGTGGCGGACGCTGCGGCGGTCGACCTTTGCGTCGAAAAAGTGGTGGAAAAGCTCGGCGGCGTTGATATCCTCGTCAACAATGCCGGGATCACCCGGGACGCTCTTCTCCTTCGCATGAAGGAGGAGGAGTGGGACGCAGTCATCGCGGTGAACTTGAAGGGGACCTACAACTTCACGAAGGCGGTGTCGCGTCTCATGCTCAAGGCGAAGGGCGGGAGGATCGTCAACATCGCGTCGGTGATCGGCGTGATGGGAAACGCGGGACAGGCGAACTACGCCGCGTCGAAGGCGGGGATCATCGGGTTCACGAAGGCGGTGGCGAAGGAGCTCGCCTCGCGCTCCATCACGGTAAACGCCGTCGCCCCCGGTTTCATTCGAACGGCGATGACCGATGTTCTTTCCGACAAGGCTCGCCAGTCGTTGATGGATCTGATCCCCCTGAAGAGGCTCGGCGAAAGCCAAGACGTGGCGGAGATCGTGGCGTTTCTCGTTTCGCCGGCCTCCGCGTATGTCACCGGACAAGTCGTTCACGTCGATGGCGGAATGGTCATGGCATGA